One Drosophila santomea strain STO CAGO 1482 chromosome X, Prin_Dsan_1.1, whole genome shotgun sequence DNA segment encodes these proteins:
- the LOC120455575 gene encoding ran-binding protein 16 isoform X2: protein MDIQQLEVLCKQLYEATDIRIRAEAEKALVTFVSSQDALPKCQLLLDRADSSYAQLLAASTLTKLIQGLSLEQRIDIRSYALNYLATVPNLQHFVVQALVTLLAKITKFGWFDSFKEEMVFQNLLEDVKKFLQGSVEHCTIGVQILSQLVCEMNSVVEMDVHLSFSKNRKIATSYRDQQLFETFLLSCSLLITARDNSKNINFMDESQQALISHVLRLTKNCLSFDFIGSSTDESADDMNNVQIPTAWRPAFLDSNTLKLFFDLYQILPNGLASYSISCLVQMTSVRRSLFSNSERTKFLTHLVEGVRDILNTLHGLSDPDNYHEFCRLLARLKSNYQLGELIAVPCYAEAIQLIAKFTVQSLHVWLFAPNSVHYLLTLWQRMVASVPYVKSPDPHLLGTYTPEVIKAYIDSRLDAVPVIVRDNLDDPLDDLCMVQQQLEQLSVIERCEYNKTVSLLVQHFDQKAREYENLLQTPNANTIDITIHELQLTWLVYIIGSAIVGRLSVTTSDEHDTMDAELVIRVLQLMSLTDARLPQAGCEKLELAILSFLDQVRKMHSSEQAQKANLNKRLSEVFGLSDEQMLLSFINRKIITNLKFWGRSEPIITKTLMLLSDLSVHFNSVRKLARLEEVQFMLTHHTSEHFPFLGTNSTLSEMRCRTMFYTSLGRLLMFDLGEDEERFYNFLEPLTNQFESLGSVLMDNNIFSNEEAKKAIIGLARDLRGLALPLNARIQYTMLFEWLYYADYLPILLRAMELWAHDPAVTTPILKLFAELVHCRTQRLAGNVSSPMGILLFREASKLICIYGNRILHQEVPRDRLYPMRLKGIAICFLILKNSLGGNYVNCGVFKLYGDDTLDSVLNIIAKLILTIEQSDLLEYPKLSTAYYNLLNCLSQDHVSYLAALEPAAFVYILKSLTKGLSALDSAIYISCCTILDSIVSYIFKQLQMKVSTFPNKKLRSLNQENAQFLKVVEMNSELLQSMMSSLLNNVLAEDCRNQWSMSRPLLVLILLYEDYYRSLKDRIICGQPIEKQQTMAQWFDDLMVGIERNVSSKNKEKFTQNLSTFRRDVVNLPKSTTGGADYIATNASSAADQNANSGNHSMVRKRKRGK, encoded by the exons ATG GATATACAACAACTGGAGGTGCTTTGCAAGCAACTCTATGAAGCCACAGACATAAGAATACGTGCCGAGGCGGAAAAAGCCCTAGTCACATTTGTAAGCAGCCAGGATGCGCTGCCCAAATGCCAGTTGCTGCTGGACAGAGCCGATTCCAGCTACGCCCAGTTACTAGCCGCCTCCACACTCACCAAACTCATTCAGGGATTAAGTCTGGAGCAAAGGATTGACATTCGCAGCTATGCTCTTAACTATCTGGCCACCGTACCCAATCTGCAGCACTTTGTTGTCCAGGCCTTGGTTACTCTGCTGGCGAAGATAACCAAGTTCGGATGGTTCGATTCGTTCAAGGAGGAAATGGTGTTCCAAAACCTATTGGAAGATGTCAAAAAGTTCTTGCAG GGCTCCGTGGAGCACTGCACCATTGGCGTCCAAATTCTGTCACAACTGGTTTGTGAGATGAACTCAGTTGTCGAGATGGACGTGCACCTGTCCTTCTCCAAAAATCGCAAAATAGCCACATCGTATCGGGACCAGCAACTCTTTGAAACCTTTCTGCTATCCTGCTCTCTGCTGATCACAGCCCGTGATAATAGCAAAAACATTAACTTCATGGACGAGTCGCAGCAAGC gtTAATATCACACGTCTTACGTCTAACGAAAAATTGCCTGAGCTTCGACTTCATTGGCAGTTCCACAGATGAGTCTGCGGATGATATGAACAACGTTCAG ATACCCACAGCTTGGCGTCCTGCATTCTTAGATTCGAACACACTTAAACTCTTTTTTGATTTATACCAAATTTTGCCCAATGGTTTAGCTAGCTACTCCATATCCTGCCTGGTTCAAATGACATCTGTGCGTCGCTCTCTTTTTAGTAATTCTGAGAGAACAAAATTTCTAACGCACTTGGTAGAAGGAGTCAGAGATATTTTAAATACCCTCCAC GGCTTGAGTGACCCAGATAACTATCACGAGTTCTGCCGTTTGCTGGCTCGTCTTAAGTCTAATTATCAATTGGGTGAACTTATAGCGGTCCCATGTTATGCAGAAGCAATCCAACTAATAGCTAAGTTTACTGTCCAATCCctgcat GTATGGCTTTTTGCACCGAACAGTGTACATTACTTACTCACACTTTGGCAACGCATGGTTGCGTCTGTACCATATGTAAAGTCCCCGGATCCGCATTTGCTAGGTACCTACACCCCGGAGGTTATCAAAGCCTATATTGACTCGCGCCTGGATGCTGTTCCTGTTATTGTCCGTGACAACTTGGATGATCCACTAGACGATCTGTGTATGGTGCAGCAACAGCTGGAGCAACTGTCGGTAATCGAAAGGTGCGAGTATAACAAGACGGTTAGTCTGCTTGTCCAGCATTTCGATCAAAAAGCCCGAGAGTATGAGAACTTGCTGCAGACGCCTAACGCTAATACCATAGATATCACTATACACGAGCTACAATTAACGTGGCTTGTGTATATAATTGGGTCGGCCATAGTGGGTCGCCTCTCCGTTACGACAAGTGATGAGCATGACACAATGGACGCGGAGCTCGTGATAAGGGTCCTGCAACTGATGAGCCTAACCGATGCTCGATTGCCCCAAGCGGGTTGCGAAAAGCTGGAGCTGGCGATACTGAGCTTTTTGGACCAGGTCCGAAAAATGCACAGCAGCGAGCAGGCGCAAAAAGCCAATTTGAACAAGAGACTTAGCGAGGTCTTTGGACTGAGTGACGAGCAAATGCttttaagttttattaatCGCAAAAT CATTacaaatttaaagttttgggGACGCTCTGAACCTATTATAACCAAAACCCTGATGTTATTATCCGATCTCTCTGTGCATTTTAATTCTGTGCGCAAACTGGCACGTCTAGAAGAAGTCCAGTTTATGCTTACACATCATACAAGCGAACATTTCCCATTCCTAGGAACGAATTCCACTTTGAGCGAGATGAGATGTCGCACAATGTTCTATACTTCATTAGGCCGATTACTGATGTTCGATTTGGGCGAGGATGAAGAAAGATTCTACAATTTTTTGGAACCTTTAACAA ATCAATTCGAGTCCCTTGGCTCTGTGCTGATGGACAATAACATCTTCTCTAATGAAGAGGCTAAGAAGGCCATTATTGGCTTGGCTCGAGACCTCCGTGGATTAGCGCTGCCGCTCAACGCGCGCATTCAATACACCATGCTTTTCGAATGGTTGTATTATGCAGACTATTTGCCCATACTATTGCGTGCGATGGAACTGTGGGCTCACGATCCTGCCGTTACGACACCAATTCTGAAATTGTTTGCCGAACTAGTGCATTGCCGCACCCAAAGGCTGGCAGGCAATGTATCCAGCCCAATGGGCATTCTCCTATTCCGCGAGGCCTCGaaactaatttgtatatacGGCAATCGCATTCTGCACCAAGAAGTTCCACGTGATCGACTTTACCCGATGAGACTAAAGGGAATTGCCATATGCTTTTTGATCTTAAAGAACTCACTTGGCGGCAACTATGTCAATTGTGGGGTATTTAAATTGTACGGAGATGATACATTGGACAGTGTACTCAATATTATCGCCAAGTTGATTCTCACCATAGAACAGAGCGATTTACTT GAATATCCAAAATTATCAACGGCCTACTACAACTTACTAAATTGTCTGTCGCAAGATCATGTTTCTTACTTGGCTGCTTTGGAGCCGGCTGCATTcgtttacattttaaaaagtcTTACCAAAGGACTGTCCGCATTAG ACTCGGCCATTTATATAAGTTGCTGCACAATTTTGGATAGTATTGTTTCGTACATTTTTAAACAGCTCCAGATGAAAG ttTCTACATTTCCAAACAAAAAGCTCCGTAGCTTAAATCAAGAAAATGCGCAATTCTTAAAG GTTGTTGAAATGAATTCTGAGTTACTCCAGAGTATGATGTCCTCATTACTGAACAACGTTTTGGCAGAGGATTGTCGAAACCAGTGGTCCATGTCACGTCCATTGCTGGTTCTCATATTACTTTATGAGGACTATTACCG ATCCTTAAAGGATAGAATTATCTGTGGTCAACCAATTGAAAAGCAACAGACAATGGCGCAATGGTTCGATGATCTGATGGTCGGCATTGAGCGAAATGTTTCCagtaaaaacaaagaaaa ATTCACACAGAATTTGTCAACATTTCGGCGCGATGTAGTTAACCTGCCAAAGTCCACAACAG GCGGTGCTGATTACATCGCGACAAACGCATCTTCAGCAGCGGATCAAAATGCGAATTCCGGGAACCATTCCATGGTTCGG AAACGAAAACGTGGGAAATAA
- the LOC120455575 gene encoding ran-binding protein 16 isoform X5 → MDIQQLEVLCKQLYEATDIRIRAEAEKALVTFVSSQDALPKCQLLLDRADSSYAQLLAASTLTKLIQGLSLEQRIDIRSYALNYLATVPNLQHFVVQALVTLLAKITKFGWFDSFKEEMVFQNLLEDVKKFLQGSVEHCTIGVQILSQLVCEMNSVVEMDVHLSFSKNRKIATSYRDQQLFETFLLSCSLLITARDNSKNINFMDESQQALISHVLRLTKNCLSFDFIGSSTDESADDMNNVQIPTAWRPAFLDSNTLKLFFDLYQILPNGLASYSISCLVQMTSVRRSLFSNSERTKFLTHLVEGVRDILNTLHGLSDPDNYHEFCRLLARLKSNYQLGELIAVPCYAEAIQLIAKFTVQSLHVWLFAPNSVHYLLTLWQRMVASVPYVKSPDPHLLGTYTPEVIKAYIDSRLDAVPVIVRDNLDDPLDDLCMVQQQLEQLSVIERCEYNKTVSLLVQHFDQKAREYENLLQTPNANTIDITIHELQLTWLVYIIGSAIVGRLSVTTSDEHDTMDAELVIRVLQLMSLTDARLPQAGCEKLELAILSFLDQVRKMHSSEQAQKANLNKRLSEVFGLSDEQMLLSFINRKIITNLKFWGRSEPIITKTLMLLSDLSVHFNSVRKLARLEEVQFMLTHHTSEHFPFLGTNSTLSEMRCRTMFYTSLGRLLMFDLGEDEERFYNFLEPLTNQFESLGSVLMDNNIFSNEEAKKAIIGLARDLRGLALPLNARIQYTMLFEWLYYADYLPILLRAMELWAHDPAVTTPILKLFAELVHCRTQRLAGNVSSPMGILLFREASKLICIYGNRILHQEVPRDRLYPMRLKGIAICFLILKNSLGGNYVNCGVFKLYGDDTLDSVLNIIAKLILTIEQSDLLEYPKLSTAYYNLLNCLSQDHVSYLAALEPAAFVYILKSLTKGLSALDSAIYISCCTILDSIVSYIFKQLQMKVSTFPNKKLRSLNQENAQFLKVVEMNSELLQSMMSSLLNNVLAEDCRNQWSMSRPLLVLILLYEDYYRSLKDRIICGQPIEKQQTMAQWFDDLMVGIERNVSSKNKEKFTQNLSTFRRDVVNLPKSTTVT, encoded by the exons ATG GATATACAACAACTGGAGGTGCTTTGCAAGCAACTCTATGAAGCCACAGACATAAGAATACGTGCCGAGGCGGAAAAAGCCCTAGTCACATTTGTAAGCAGCCAGGATGCGCTGCCCAAATGCCAGTTGCTGCTGGACAGAGCCGATTCCAGCTACGCCCAGTTACTAGCCGCCTCCACACTCACCAAACTCATTCAGGGATTAAGTCTGGAGCAAAGGATTGACATTCGCAGCTATGCTCTTAACTATCTGGCCACCGTACCCAATCTGCAGCACTTTGTTGTCCAGGCCTTGGTTACTCTGCTGGCGAAGATAACCAAGTTCGGATGGTTCGATTCGTTCAAGGAGGAAATGGTGTTCCAAAACCTATTGGAAGATGTCAAAAAGTTCTTGCAG GGCTCCGTGGAGCACTGCACCATTGGCGTCCAAATTCTGTCACAACTGGTTTGTGAGATGAACTCAGTTGTCGAGATGGACGTGCACCTGTCCTTCTCCAAAAATCGCAAAATAGCCACATCGTATCGGGACCAGCAACTCTTTGAAACCTTTCTGCTATCCTGCTCTCTGCTGATCACAGCCCGTGATAATAGCAAAAACATTAACTTCATGGACGAGTCGCAGCAAGC gtTAATATCACACGTCTTACGTCTAACGAAAAATTGCCTGAGCTTCGACTTCATTGGCAGTTCCACAGATGAGTCTGCGGATGATATGAACAACGTTCAG ATACCCACAGCTTGGCGTCCTGCATTCTTAGATTCGAACACACTTAAACTCTTTTTTGATTTATACCAAATTTTGCCCAATGGTTTAGCTAGCTACTCCATATCCTGCCTGGTTCAAATGACATCTGTGCGTCGCTCTCTTTTTAGTAATTCTGAGAGAACAAAATTTCTAACGCACTTGGTAGAAGGAGTCAGAGATATTTTAAATACCCTCCAC GGCTTGAGTGACCCAGATAACTATCACGAGTTCTGCCGTTTGCTGGCTCGTCTTAAGTCTAATTATCAATTGGGTGAACTTATAGCGGTCCCATGTTATGCAGAAGCAATCCAACTAATAGCTAAGTTTACTGTCCAATCCctgcat GTATGGCTTTTTGCACCGAACAGTGTACATTACTTACTCACACTTTGGCAACGCATGGTTGCGTCTGTACCATATGTAAAGTCCCCGGATCCGCATTTGCTAGGTACCTACACCCCGGAGGTTATCAAAGCCTATATTGACTCGCGCCTGGATGCTGTTCCTGTTATTGTCCGTGACAACTTGGATGATCCACTAGACGATCTGTGTATGGTGCAGCAACAGCTGGAGCAACTGTCGGTAATCGAAAGGTGCGAGTATAACAAGACGGTTAGTCTGCTTGTCCAGCATTTCGATCAAAAAGCCCGAGAGTATGAGAACTTGCTGCAGACGCCTAACGCTAATACCATAGATATCACTATACACGAGCTACAATTAACGTGGCTTGTGTATATAATTGGGTCGGCCATAGTGGGTCGCCTCTCCGTTACGACAAGTGATGAGCATGACACAATGGACGCGGAGCTCGTGATAAGGGTCCTGCAACTGATGAGCCTAACCGATGCTCGATTGCCCCAAGCGGGTTGCGAAAAGCTGGAGCTGGCGATACTGAGCTTTTTGGACCAGGTCCGAAAAATGCACAGCAGCGAGCAGGCGCAAAAAGCCAATTTGAACAAGAGACTTAGCGAGGTCTTTGGACTGAGTGACGAGCAAATGCttttaagttttattaatCGCAAAAT CATTacaaatttaaagttttgggGACGCTCTGAACCTATTATAACCAAAACCCTGATGTTATTATCCGATCTCTCTGTGCATTTTAATTCTGTGCGCAAACTGGCACGTCTAGAAGAAGTCCAGTTTATGCTTACACATCATACAAGCGAACATTTCCCATTCCTAGGAACGAATTCCACTTTGAGCGAGATGAGATGTCGCACAATGTTCTATACTTCATTAGGCCGATTACTGATGTTCGATTTGGGCGAGGATGAAGAAAGATTCTACAATTTTTTGGAACCTTTAACAA ATCAATTCGAGTCCCTTGGCTCTGTGCTGATGGACAATAACATCTTCTCTAATGAAGAGGCTAAGAAGGCCATTATTGGCTTGGCTCGAGACCTCCGTGGATTAGCGCTGCCGCTCAACGCGCGCATTCAATACACCATGCTTTTCGAATGGTTGTATTATGCAGACTATTTGCCCATACTATTGCGTGCGATGGAACTGTGGGCTCACGATCCTGCCGTTACGACACCAATTCTGAAATTGTTTGCCGAACTAGTGCATTGCCGCACCCAAAGGCTGGCAGGCAATGTATCCAGCCCAATGGGCATTCTCCTATTCCGCGAGGCCTCGaaactaatttgtatatacGGCAATCGCATTCTGCACCAAGAAGTTCCACGTGATCGACTTTACCCGATGAGACTAAAGGGAATTGCCATATGCTTTTTGATCTTAAAGAACTCACTTGGCGGCAACTATGTCAATTGTGGGGTATTTAAATTGTACGGAGATGATACATTGGACAGTGTACTCAATATTATCGCCAAGTTGATTCTCACCATAGAACAGAGCGATTTACTT GAATATCCAAAATTATCAACGGCCTACTACAACTTACTAAATTGTCTGTCGCAAGATCATGTTTCTTACTTGGCTGCTTTGGAGCCGGCTGCATTcgtttacattttaaaaagtcTTACCAAAGGACTGTCCGCATTAG ACTCGGCCATTTATATAAGTTGCTGCACAATTTTGGATAGTATTGTTTCGTACATTTTTAAACAGCTCCAGATGAAAG ttTCTACATTTCCAAACAAAAAGCTCCGTAGCTTAAATCAAGAAAATGCGCAATTCTTAAAG GTTGTTGAAATGAATTCTGAGTTACTCCAGAGTATGATGTCCTCATTACTGAACAACGTTTTGGCAGAGGATTGTCGAAACCAGTGGTCCATGTCACGTCCATTGCTGGTTCTCATATTACTTTATGAGGACTATTACCG ATCCTTAAAGGATAGAATTATCTGTGGTCAACCAATTGAAAAGCAACAGACAATGGCGCAATGGTTCGATGATCTGATGGTCGGCATTGAGCGAAATGTTTCCagtaaaaacaaagaaaa ATTCACACAGAATTTGTCAACATTTCGGCGCGATGTAGTTAACCTGCCAAAGTCCACAACAG TTACATAG